A genomic stretch from Rubripirellula reticaptiva includes:
- a CDS encoding outer membrane protein assembly factor BamB family protein, protein MVTKQQRHMAIKQRRLATILFSVAAAATVSFTSAQSMGDDWLAFRGDGSGGVSAGPAKLDASENGNLAWRADMPGKSVAGPIVVDGQVITTSSAGPDGEKIFVTALDLKSGIKTWEQSFDATGRPFCHSSSANAAPTPASDGKRIVAFFSSNDLVCLNTAGDLMWYRGLGFEYPKAGNDVGMASSPIIAGDVVVVQVESKGDSFAAGIDLESGVTRWRIDRPQSSNWSSPLLISRGDGSQEVVMQSGESVLAVHPGTGVTSWEIEEGRATIPSPTSSGGLLMLPGNDLLVLDLVGSDSVQSEKEEGADKTSPIEAWRSSKFSPKNASVVAYEDRVYALKGSVLVGGTLRDGEMRWQERLGSIGSGWATPVVAGNRIYAFDQSGNGVVVEDQGESAEVISEVTLDDGVLGSPAIADGRLIIRAKETVYCFE, encoded by the coding sequence GTGGTAACTAAACAGCAACGCCATATGGCGATTAAGCAACGACGTCTCGCGACGATTCTGTTCTCTGTCGCTGCAGCGGCAACTGTTTCGTTCACTTCCGCACAGTCGATGGGCGACGACTGGTTGGCCTTTCGAGGTGATGGAAGCGGTGGCGTTTCGGCTGGCCCTGCAAAATTGGACGCTAGCGAAAACGGTAACTTGGCTTGGCGAGCCGACATGCCCGGCAAGAGCGTTGCCGGGCCGATCGTAGTTGATGGTCAAGTCATCACGACCAGTTCGGCGGGGCCGGACGGTGAGAAGATCTTCGTGACCGCGCTAGATTTGAAGTCCGGAATCAAAACATGGGAACAATCCTTTGACGCGACCGGACGACCTTTTTGTCATTCGTCGAGTGCCAATGCGGCACCGACTCCGGCGAGTGACGGAAAACGAATCGTCGCGTTCTTCAGTAGCAACGATTTGGTTTGCTTAAATACAGCGGGCGACCTGATGTGGTATCGCGGACTTGGGTTCGAATATCCCAAGGCAGGCAATGACGTCGGCATGGCCTCATCGCCAATCATTGCCGGTGACGTGGTGGTGGTTCAGGTCGAATCCAAGGGTGACTCATTCGCCGCGGGCATCGACTTGGAATCTGGGGTCACGCGTTGGCGGATCGATCGGCCACAAAGCTCGAACTGGTCATCGCCACTGTTGATTAGCCGAGGTGACGGCAGCCAAGAAGTGGTCATGCAAAGCGGCGAAAGTGTATTGGCGGTTCATCCAGGGACCGGTGTAACGAGCTGGGAGATCGAAGAGGGGCGAGCTACCATCCCGTCGCCGACGTCGAGCGGTGGATTGTTGATGTTGCCGGGCAATGATTTGTTGGTGCTCGATCTGGTCGGCAGCGATTCGGTTCAAAGCGAAAAAGAAGAGGGGGCAGACAAAACCTCACCCATTGAAGCATGGCGTAGCAGCAAGTTCAGTCCTAAGAACGCATCCGTTGTCGCCTACGAAGACCGCGTCTATGCACTGAAGGGATCGGTTTTGGTTGGTGGCACGCTTCGTGATGGCGAAATGCGCTGGCAAGAACGGCTCGGTTCGATCGGCAGCGGATGGGCGACTCCAGTCGTCGCCGGCAATCGGATCTATGCGTTCGATCAATCCGGAAACGGTGTCGTTGTAGAAGACCAAGGCGAGTCCGCCGAAGTGATTAGCGAAGTCACGCTCGACGACGGTGTCTTAGGTTCACCCGCAATCGCCGACGGACGCTTGATCATCCGCGCCAAAGAAACGGTTTACTGTTTCGAGTGA
- a CDS encoding MBL fold metallo-hydrolase RNA specificity domain-containing protein, which translates to MKLIHHGAQHGVTGSCHQLFWEKNQSVLVDCGIFQGDDAAKHPNPEIEFSIEGVVGMLLTHVHADHVGRLPYLIAAGFEQPIYCSIPTARLLPLVMADSLKIGFTRSRNLIKRFQSKIQQLIRPLPYNAWHDVPGGIKIRLRTAGHVLGSTLFEVDLPDGKRVVFSGDLGTGNDPLLRDPVCPERADLLILESTYGDRLHPSTADRQHTLETILRRTLDDKGVTIIPAFSLGRTQSILYEMNAIFERIQSTEGRSLMKQVDVIVDSPLASRFTELYRDMKEFWGIEAKAKLETDDQPLVFENLTTVGDHREHRDTVNYLADRRLPAIVIAGSGMCTGGRVVNYLKRFIGDPTTDIVFVGYQAGGTPGNIISRGSQWVRLNGRRFDVAAKVHQIHGYSAHADQADLLRFVETMPSPPEQIRLVHGEYQPKQVFAEELTERGFNVI; encoded by the coding sequence ATGAAACTGATCCATCACGGCGCTCAGCATGGTGTGACGGGATCGTGCCACCAGTTGTTTTGGGAAAAGAACCAAAGCGTGCTAGTCGACTGTGGGATCTTTCAAGGTGACGACGCGGCGAAACACCCAAACCCGGAAATCGAGTTTTCGATCGAGGGCGTCGTTGGCATGTTGCTGACTCACGTTCACGCCGACCATGTTGGACGATTGCCATATTTGATCGCCGCGGGATTCGAGCAACCGATTTATTGCAGCATTCCAACCGCTCGCTTATTGCCACTCGTGATGGCGGACTCATTAAAGATTGGATTCACGCGCTCGCGAAATCTGATCAAGCGATTCCAAAGCAAAATCCAACAACTGATACGTCCGCTGCCTTATAACGCTTGGCACGATGTGCCAGGCGGAATCAAAATCCGACTACGCACAGCCGGTCACGTGCTTGGATCAACTTTGTTTGAAGTTGATTTGCCCGACGGCAAGCGAGTGGTGTTCTCAGGTGACTTGGGGACTGGGAACGATCCGCTGTTGCGTGATCCGGTCTGTCCCGAACGTGCCGATTTATTGATTTTGGAAAGTACCTACGGCGACCGGCTGCACCCGTCGACCGCTGATCGGCAACACACGCTGGAAACGATCCTGCGGCGCACACTTGATGACAAAGGAGTTACGATCATCCCGGCGTTTAGCCTGGGGCGTACACAATCCATTCTGTACGAAATGAACGCGATCTTCGAACGCATTCAATCGACTGAAGGAAGATCGTTGATGAAACAAGTCGATGTGATCGTTGACTCACCCTTGGCATCGCGTTTCACCGAACTCTATCGTGACATGAAAGAGTTTTGGGGGATCGAAGCGAAGGCAAAATTAGAAACGGATGACCAGCCACTTGTTTTTGAAAACTTGACGACGGTTGGCGATCATCGCGAGCACCGTGATACCGTCAATTACCTAGCTGATCGTAGACTGCCGGCAATCGTGATCGCGGGCAGTGGGATGTGCACGGGGGGGCGAGTCGTCAACTACTTGAAACGCTTTATCGGTGATCCAACCACGGATATCGTGTTCGTCGGATATCAAGCCGGTGGCACGCCCGGCAATATTATCAGCCGCGGCAGCCAATGGGTTCGGCTCAATGGGCGACGCTTCGATGTGGCTGCGAAAGTGCATCAGATCCATGGCTATTCGGCACATGCCGATCAAGCCGACTTGCTTCGTTTTGTCGAAACGATGCCCAGTCCCCCTGAACAAATTCGGCTGGTCCACGGCGAGTATCAACCCAAACAGGTGTTTGCCGAAGAACTCACTGAACGAGGTTTTAATGTCATCTGA
- a CDS encoding NAD(P)/FAD-dependent oxidoreductase: MESQEKLDVAIIGGGLAGLTCAVLLADAGRRVTVLEATDRLGGRLRTDVVDGFTMNHGLQSMLTAYPACQRMLDYDALRLRFFEPSLLIRQQGRFRVLSDPLQRPSQAIATVLNPVGSLSEKLSIAKLRRQARSGTLDELYHRNDQPTIDFLQQAGFSQSMIDEFFRPFLGGIFLDESLTQSSRLFEFVFRMFAQGKVAVPADGMAAIPRQLADRLPRGSVRLQQSVTRVDSDCLHLSSGEILWAEQIVVATESTAAARLLGTAKIATQWNQTTTLYFAADKSPDQRKQLMLRGDDTGPVQTVAVMSDVAPEYSATGKALISISLGPLGPELDRNDLEQLDHCVRKQLVGWFGETVKNWDRLAVYQVPYALPRRALEPVMRSIQASDYDGPAGMLVCGDHCETPSIQGAMNSGIRVADAILGKA; encoded by the coding sequence ATGGAATCTCAAGAAAAACTCGACGTCGCGATCATTGGCGGCGGATTGGCTGGGCTGACTTGTGCAGTTCTTTTAGCCGATGCTGGACGCCGCGTGACGGTGTTGGAAGCAACGGACCGGCTCGGTGGTCGTCTGCGAACTGACGTCGTTGACGGATTCACGATGAACCATGGACTTCAATCGATGCTGACCGCTTATCCGGCATGCCAGCGAATGTTGGACTACGACGCGCTGCGGTTGCGGTTCTTTGAACCCAGTCTGTTGATTCGTCAACAAGGAAGGTTTCGTGTTCTAAGCGATCCCTTGCAACGGCCCAGCCAAGCGATTGCGACGGTGCTGAATCCGGTTGGCAGTCTGTCGGAAAAGCTGTCGATCGCTAAGCTCCGGCGCCAGGCTCGTTCTGGCACACTGGATGAGCTTTACCATCGTAACGACCAACCGACGATCGATTTTTTACAGCAGGCTGGTTTTTCGCAGTCCATGATCGACGAGTTTTTTAGGCCGTTTCTCGGTGGTATCTTTCTAGACGAATCACTTACTCAATCGAGTCGATTGTTCGAGTTCGTATTTCGTATGTTTGCCCAAGGCAAGGTCGCTGTACCGGCCGACGGCATGGCGGCGATCCCGCGTCAACTTGCCGATCGATTGCCACGCGGATCCGTCCGGTTGCAACAAAGTGTGACCCGAGTCGATAGCGATTGCTTGCACCTGAGCAGCGGAGAGATCCTTTGGGCTGAACAGATCGTCGTCGCGACCGAAAGCACTGCCGCTGCTCGATTGCTGGGGACGGCGAAGATTGCGACGCAGTGGAATCAAACCACCACGCTGTATTTCGCAGCGGACAAGTCCCCCGATCAACGGAAGCAGTTGATGTTGCGTGGGGACGACACGGGACCGGTACAGACGGTCGCGGTGATGTCCGATGTGGCGCCCGAGTATTCGGCGACTGGAAAAGCCTTGATCTCGATCAGTCTTGGTCCGCTGGGGCCTGAACTGGATCGAAACGACTTGGAGCAGCTCGATCACTGCGTTCGGAAACAGCTAGTGGGTTGGTTCGGCGAGACTGTTAAAAACTGGGATCGTCTAGCGGTTTATCAAGTTCCGTACGCCCTACCCCGTCGAGCGCTTGAACCGGTCATGCGATCGATTCAAGCGTCGGATTATGACGGCCCGGCAGGCATGCTGGTTTGCGGCGACCACTGCGAAACGCCAAGCATCCAGGGTGCGATGAATAGCGGTATCCGGGTGGCCGATGCAATCCTCGGCAAAGCCTAG
- a CDS encoding beta-ketoacyl-[acyl-carrier-protein] synthase family protein, with amino-acid sequence MRRRVVVTGIGMINPMGHDAQTVWSGLKEGKSGVARTTLFDATGFPTQISAEVKDWDITDCGEPAELWVNRGRHTKFAVGAAKQAIADSGVMDSIKDRVRFGIYLGSGEGNQDFATFSKMMAAALQSGSYEASKFIAAGLELLNPEKELEQEPNMPAAHLATMFGAQGPNLNCLTACAASSQAVGEATEIIRRGDADVMLAGGTHSMIHPFGVTGFNLLTALSESNDEPTKASRPFDRLRNGFVLGEGSAMVVLEELEAAQARGATIYGEVAGYGTTADAYRITDIPPDGHGGIAAMRMAIKDAGITPSEIDYVNAHGTSTTVNDKVESLACREVFGAGAANTPVSSTKSMMGHLIAAAGVTEMIVCLLAIRDSVLPPTINYENPDPLCDLDYVPNVAREASVKYALNNSFGFGGQNVSLCLSRFEG; translated from the coding sequence GCCAGAACCACTCTGTTCGACGCAACGGGCTTTCCGACCCAGATCAGTGCCGAGGTCAAAGACTGGGACATCACGGACTGTGGTGAGCCCGCCGAATTGTGGGTCAACCGCGGTCGTCACACCAAGTTCGCCGTCGGAGCTGCCAAGCAAGCAATCGCGGACAGCGGCGTGATGGATTCGATCAAGGATCGTGTCCGCTTCGGCATCTACTTGGGCAGCGGCGAAGGCAACCAAGACTTTGCCACCTTCAGCAAGATGATGGCGGCCGCACTGCAAAGTGGTAGCTACGAGGCGTCGAAGTTCATTGCCGCGGGTTTGGAACTGCTGAACCCCGAAAAAGAACTCGAGCAAGAACCCAACATGCCGGCCGCCCACCTGGCAACGATGTTCGGCGCGCAAGGCCCTAATCTGAATTGCTTGACCGCTTGTGCGGCGTCCAGCCAAGCGGTTGGCGAAGCGACCGAAATCATTCGCCGAGGCGATGCCGATGTGATGTTAGCCGGTGGCACGCACAGCATGATTCACCCGTTCGGTGTGACGGGGTTCAACCTGTTGACGGCGCTGTCGGAAAGCAATGACGAGCCAACCAAGGCGAGTCGCCCGTTCGACCGACTTCGTAATGGCTTTGTTCTTGGCGAAGGCTCGGCAATGGTCGTGCTGGAAGAGTTGGAAGCCGCCCAGGCACGTGGCGCGACGATCTATGGCGAAGTTGCTGGATATGGGACTACCGCCGACGCGTACCGAATCACAGACATTCCGCCCGATGGTCACGGCGGTATCGCAGCAATGCGAATGGCGATCAAAGACGCAGGGATCACGCCGTCGGAAATTGACTATGTCAACGCACACGGAACCAGCACGACGGTGAACGACAAAGTTGAATCGTTGGCGTGCCGCGAAGTTTTTGGCGCGGGCGCTGCCAATACTCCTGTCAGCAGCACGAAGAGCATGATGGGGCACTTGATCGCAGCAGCTGGCGTTACCGAAATGATCGTTTGCTTGCTGGCGATCCGAGATTCGGTGTTGCCACCAACGATCAACTACGAAAATCCGGATCCGCTTTGTGATTTGGACTACGTGCCCAACGTTGCACGTGAAGCCTCAGTCAAATACGCCCTGAATAATAGCTTCGGTTTCGGAGGCCAGAATGTCTCGCTGTGTCTGAGCCGTTTCGAAGGTTAA
- a CDS encoding M14 family metallopeptidase has protein sequence MTSPIDDRSVLRAPTVRAIPIAALLLSFSFCLLQSSPATADPHSKYSFESIAQSSGTTFVSQKNDILITSEFAGGRMNRCDQISDDEFAITIEPERNQINDSAWYAFRIESTAAELSNTHDVTIRLSYVGGTHRYDPKISRDGRTWETAAHLVTRRHPVGKEVEMRIPLDGKPIWVAGQELLDSETLDVWADHLSEQPHVSRSVIGKSVQGRPLHRLDITESKRPDYVFIIARQHPPEVSGAIGMMHFVDAIAGKSELGKQFRDRYSTVVVPMVNPDGVAHGHWRCNANGVDLNRDWSHFSQPETRAVMDQLVKYRTLEDNDRDEQRLCLFIDFHSTFDDVFYTTPRKSNLFPKDFTQDWLGAIQGRFPKYEVNQVADHNVHRATSKAWVAQTLGVTAITYEFGDETNRDTIRSVATGAAEEMMRLLIDLPSKPTQGARVATTNAKPILK, from the coding sequence ATGACCTCACCTATCGATGACCGGTCGGTTTTACGCGCGCCAACCGTACGCGCGATCCCAATTGCCGCGTTGCTGTTGTCATTCAGTTTCTGCCTTTTGCAGTCGTCACCGGCAACGGCGGACCCTCACAGCAAGTACTCATTTGAATCGATTGCCCAATCGAGCGGTACGACGTTCGTTTCTCAAAAAAACGATATCTTGATCACGAGCGAATTCGCGGGTGGGCGAATGAACCGCTGTGATCAAATCAGCGATGATGAGTTCGCGATCACGATCGAGCCAGAACGCAATCAGATCAATGATAGTGCGTGGTACGCGTTTCGAATCGAATCGACCGCCGCGGAATTGTCGAACACTCACGATGTGACCATTCGATTGAGCTATGTCGGTGGAACCCACCGGTATGATCCCAAGATAAGCCGTGATGGTCGGACTTGGGAAACCGCTGCGCACCTCGTCACTCGCAGGCATCCGGTCGGCAAGGAAGTCGAAATGCGGATTCCATTAGACGGAAAACCTATTTGGGTTGCGGGCCAAGAACTGCTCGACAGCGAAACGCTGGATGTGTGGGCAGACCATCTAAGCGAACAGCCACATGTTAGCCGCAGCGTCATCGGCAAATCGGTCCAAGGCCGCCCCCTGCATCGCTTGGACATCACCGAATCCAAACGCCCCGACTATGTCTTCATCATTGCTCGACAACATCCGCCGGAAGTATCTGGCGCAATCGGCATGATGCATTTTGTCGATGCGATCGCAGGCAAGAGTGAACTTGGCAAACAGTTTCGCGATCGCTACTCGACCGTCGTTGTGCCCATGGTCAATCCCGATGGTGTCGCGCACGGTCATTGGCGATGCAATGCAAACGGAGTCGATCTGAATCGTGACTGGTCTCACTTTAGCCAACCGGAAACGCGAGCCGTGATGGATCAGTTGGTCAAGTACCGCACGCTTGAAGACAACGATCGTGACGAACAACGTCTGTGCCTGTTCATCGATTTCCACAGCACGTTCGACGACGTTTTTTACACAACACCTCGCAAGTCAAATCTGTTCCCCAAGGACTTCACCCAAGATTGGCTCGGCGCGATCCAAGGTCGGTTTCCCAAGTACGAAGTCAATCAGGTCGCAGACCACAACGTACACCGTGCCACTAGCAAAGCCTGGGTCGCCCAGACGCTTGGCGTCACCGCAATCACGTATGAATTCGGTGACGAAACCAACCGTGACACCATCCGATCGGTTGCCACAGGTGCAGCCGAAGAAATGATGCGTTTGCTGATCGACTTGCCGAGCAAACCAACCCAGGGAGCCCGGGTCGCGACCACCAATGCGAAGCCAATCTTAAAGTAA
- a CDS encoding polysaccharide biosynthesis/export family protein, protein MFKFLPDGPNLRVLKLRVTVMAMTSNRIAWSLMLTCLMMASSAVVRAVENESVPKAPKSALEDPEIKLGKTKKAEEPIPSAPYYPTAAEYTVASLPVSSGPIISSQCGCGQCLKCVDRTDGTMIGGLGMKLGVGPCPAGHQCWQCPYDAPFNIVGPGEYAGPARTHRLPEYRLRTGDTLQLTFMVAPMATDGPYRLVVGDELLIEAEADEDLTRGTLEKGLKIQPDGTITLRLIGQVHAAGQTIDQLREVLEDKYVEFYPEPSIDVTPVNTGTAARQVREAISGAGGFDPQQIQQTLTPSGEIRLPKVGSVQAQGLTLDELKREINLRYDDAVGGLEVEPSLISQAAHNVFVLGEVGQPGRYDMNNTPTTVLGAIAMAGGHRTGANLRQVVVFRRGDNWELISTTLDLRGAILGREAHPCDEIWVRDGDVIILPSSPIRLFDNFVRQVFTEGLYGVLPISGSYNFGGSFNN, encoded by the coding sequence GTGTTTAAGTTCCTTCCTGATGGACCGAATCTTCGCGTCTTGAAACTGCGAGTGACCGTGATGGCAATGACTTCCAACCGAATAGCTTGGTCTTTGATGCTGACTTGCCTGATGATGGCTAGTTCAGCAGTAGTGCGAGCCGTGGAAAATGAATCGGTTCCGAAAGCGCCGAAATCAGCTCTCGAGGATCCGGAAATCAAGCTCGGTAAAACCAAGAAGGCCGAGGAACCAATCCCGTCGGCACCGTACTATCCAACGGCTGCCGAATACACCGTGGCGTCTTTGCCCGTTTCATCGGGACCGATCATTTCAAGCCAGTGCGGATGTGGCCAATGCCTAAAATGCGTTGATCGCACCGACGGCACAATGATCGGCGGCTTGGGAATGAAACTCGGCGTTGGACCATGCCCCGCGGGACACCAGTGCTGGCAATGTCCCTATGACGCGCCGTTCAACATCGTTGGACCTGGCGAGTACGCTGGTCCCGCCCGCACCCACCGCCTACCCGAATATCGCTTGCGGACGGGCGACACACTGCAACTGACCTTCATGGTCGCTCCGATGGCTACCGATGGCCCGTATCGATTGGTGGTCGGCGACGAACTGTTGATCGAAGCCGAGGCCGATGAAGACCTGACTCGCGGAACGCTCGAGAAGGGCTTGAAGATTCAACCCGACGGAACGATCACGCTGCGTTTGATCGGCCAGGTTCACGCCGCCGGACAAACGATCGACCAACTTCGCGAAGTGTTGGAAGACAAGTACGTTGAGTTTTATCCAGAGCCTTCCATCGATGTGACACCGGTCAATACAGGAACCGCTGCTCGTCAAGTTCGCGAAGCGATCAGCGGTGCGGGTGGATTCGATCCTCAACAAATTCAACAAACGTTGACACCATCAGGCGAAATTCGTTTGCCTAAGGTTGGCAGCGTTCAAGCCCAAGGTTTGACGTTGGACGAATTGAAGCGTGAAATTAATCTTCGCTATGACGATGCAGTGGGCGGCTTGGAAGTCGAACCATCGCTGATCTCACAAGCCGCTCACAACGTGTTCGTCTTGGGCGAAGTCGGCCAACCTGGCCGTTACGACATGAACAACACGCCAACAACGGTACTGGGTGCCATTGCAATGGCTGGCGGTCACCGTACCGGTGCCAACCTTCGCCAAGTGGTTGTCTTCCGCCGCGGCGACAACTGGGAACTGATCTCGACGACCTTAGATCTTCGCGGAGCCATTCTTGGCCGCGAAGCTCATCCTTGCGACGAAATCTGGGTGCGTGACGGTGACGTAATCATCCTGCCTAGCAGCCCGATTCGATTGTTCGACAACTTCGTTCGACAAGTCTTCACCGAAGGACTCTACGGCGTCCTGCCGATCTCGGGGTCTTACAACTTCGGCGGCAGTTTCAACAACTAG